The following is a genomic window from uncultured Draconibacterium sp..
ACACAATTCTATTTAACTTACTTGCATTGTTTGCTGTTGGACAAACATTGGATAGCACTAGAATATTGATGCTGCAAAATGGTTCTTCCTCGAATTTAGCACCTATTCCGTTAATACCTGAAATGGGAAACACTCAGCTAAATGGGAAGTATCTTTTTTCGCCGGATAACAACCTTCCAAATCGTTTTTCATCAAACGACTGGGGTCTTTCCTGCCCAAGGACTGATCGTCCGAAAATCAAACTGGAACAAAATCAAACACAAACTATTCTACCCAACCTTGGACAAAGCAATCAGTATACCGGCAACCTGAACTTCCAGCTGTCTGACAAAGTAAAAACTGATTTGGGTTTCGGATTGTATCAACAAAATACGGTTTTAACGCCATGGTCTATCAATTATCAACTTGGCATCACTTCAACCATCGAATATTCTTTTAACTCGTGGTTATCAGCCTATATTCACGGTCAATATATTTCGCCTTCACTCACTCAAAATAAATTTTTCGATCCTTTACAATATATGAATCCACTGTTTAAACAAACCGAATTTGGTGGAGGAATACGAACGAGATACAAAGGTATAAAAGCCGATTTAGGCATGAAAAGCATTAGAGGTTCAGCCCAATTCGAAAGAAATTCTATCAATTATTTTCAATCAAAAATATCTTTAGGATTCTGATCCTCCCATTTACCTTTTTATCAACCGTACCATTCGCAAACCGGTATCCATAAAAACAATACGCGGATTTCCGTTCATGGAAATGTGTTTTATGGCCAGTTCAAACTCGTCGGCGAAAGCCACAATGTTTCGTTCGTTAATAAAAGGTGCGAATTTTTTGCCCCAGTCTTTTTCGGCGCGGTTCATATACACAATTTCGCTGCGTTTCATGTTCGATACAAAATACTCGCGCACCAAACGCAACGACGCAGCAAAAAAGGCTTTTTGTTTATCGCGACCAATCTTTGCCATTTCATCGGCCCAGTCAATCATTTCTTTCACCTGCCGGGCGTAGGCAAAACGCATCATTTCCTGAAACTTTTGGAAATAAAACTGTTCATCGTCTGATGGCGACAAATAGCTGAGTGCTTTCAAATAACTTCCCGAAGCCAGATGAACCGCATCTGGAATAATATCCGGATTAATTCCTTCAATTTTCAACAGGGCATTCTGAATGGATTGATTATCAACAAACGGAAACTTTACCAGTTGCGCCCGCGAACGAATGGTGCCGATAACGCCTTCTTCGTTTTCGGTAACCAAAATAAAAAGAGTTTTACTGGGTGGTTCCTCAATCATTTTCAGGAGTTTATTTGAGCAGGCGATGTTCATCTTTTCGGGCAGCCAGATGATCATCACTTTAAACTCCGACTCAAACGATTTCAGGTTCAGTTTTCGCAGGATCGACTCGCTTTCGCGCTCGTAAATTTCGCCTTGTGCATTTCCGGCGTCAATATGCCCCAGCCAGTCGCTAAGTTCGAAATACGGATTGGACAAAACCTTCTCGCGCCACTGCGGAAGAAAATCGTCGCTAACCGGCTTGTTAAACTGTTTGGCATTAAAAATAGGGAATACAAAATGTAAATCGGGGTGCGCCAGTTTTTGGTATTTGTGACACGACGGACAGGTTCCACACGAATCGGTTTCGCTGCGGTTTTTACACGAAACATACTGAGCATAAGCCAACGCCATGGCCAGCTTACCGGTTCCCGACGGGCCGGAAAATAATTGTGCATGACTGATTCGTTGCTCCTGTACCGACCGGATAAGGCGGCTTTTTATATTCTCTTGTCCTACTACGTCTTTGAAAAACATAAGCCAAAAATAGTATTTTCTGCCTGTTCGGCGGCGGAACGTCGAAGAAATTGCCAAATTGTTTTATTGCCAAATTGTTAAACACAAAGACGCTAAGACACGAAATTTTTTTGAACCACAACAGGCACATAGGTATCATGAGGATTTAAACACTTCAAGGTTTCAAAAAATTCTTGAAGGTCTGAAATCGAAATTCAATGTTTCTAATCTATTCCTCATTCACACTTCTACTGCTAAACTGTTCTATTGTAAAATTGTTGGGTGCGACTGAAAACTGCAAACTTTCTTCCTACTTCTGCATTCTGAAATCGTTAATCAGCATTCGAAATTCATTTACTCATCATTCCACTATTCCCTATTCTAATATTCTCAAATTCCCCCTCACCAACACTCCTCTAAATCTTACCGCAACATTAAATTATGAAAGGCCTTAAAATTCCACTGTTTTTTCGAGCTATTAATTTCTATCTTTGGTTGAATTTTTCAAAAAACACTAAAAATATAATATCATGCAAACTATTAGCAGCTATGACTTTAAAGGAAAAAGAGCTCTTATCCGCGTTGATTTCAACGTGCCTTTAAACGACAAATTCGAGATTACCGACGATACTCGTATGCGTGCCGCGCTTCCAACAATTAAAAAAATTATCGAAGGTGGTGGTTCTCCAATCATCATGTCGCACCTTGGTCGTCCGAAAAATGGTCCGGAAGAAAAATTCTCGCTAAAACCATTGGTAAATCACCTGAGCGAACTGCTTGGTGGTGCTACTGTAAAAATCGCTCCTGATTGTATTGGCGACGAAGTAAAAGCCATGGCTGAGAATGTAAAACCAGGTGAAGTGCTTATTCTTGAAAACCTGCGTTTTTACAAAGAAGAAACTGCCGGCGACGAAGAATTTGCTGCTAAATTAGCTGAAAACGGCGACTGCTGGGTGAACGATGCTTTTGGAACGGCTCACCGTGCACACGCTTCAACAGCAGTAATCGCTAAGTTTTTCCCGAACGACAAAATGTTTGGATACTTGATCGAGAGTGAAGTAAAAAGCCTCGACAAAGTAGTAAAAGAACCACAGCGTCCGCTTACTGCAATTATGGGTGGAGCAAAAGTTTCGTCGAAAATTACTATCATCGAAAACCTGCTCGACAAAGTAGACAACCTGATTTTGGGTGGTGGAATGAAATTTACTTTTGTGAAAGCTCACGGTGGTAAAGTTGGTAGCTCAATTTGCGAAGACGATTTTCTGGAAACAGCATTGAACATTGAGAAGCTGGCAAAAGAAAAAGGTGTGAATTTATACATGGCCAGCGATGTTGTTGCTGCCGATGCATTTAGCAACGATGCCAACACAAAAGTACTTCCTATTGGAGAAATTCCTGACGGATGGATGGGATTGGATGCCGGTCCTGATGCTATTGAAGACTTTAAGAAAGTGATCGAAAAATCGGGAACTATTCTATGGAATGGTCCGATTGGAGTTTTCGAAATGGAAGCTTTTGCTGAAGGAACAAGAGCAGTTGGTGAAGCTGTTGTTGAAGCAACTAAAAATGGTGCATTCTCGCTTGTGGGCGGTGGCGACTCGGTAGCTGCGGTTAATCAACTGGGATTTGCCGATGGCGTTTCGTACATCTCTACTGCAGGTGGCGCACTTTTGGAATACCTTGAAGGAAAAACGCTTCCTGGTGTTGCTGCTGTTCGTGGCGAATAATCAAAAACTACAACAATACATTGAAAAGCCTGGTTCGTTTCGGACCGGGCTTTTTTGTGTGGAAGTCCCTCTCCATATTATTCCCGTAATTATTAATAATGGGAACACACGTGATTCCACTCCTTGAACATAATACTCCATCCAGCTGTTTCATAACAAACTTAAAACAGCAAAAAATGAAAGCTAACGTAGGATCAATTGACAGACTATTGCGAGTAATTGTTGGATTGATAATTGCTATTATCGGAGTTATTCTCGACAGCTGGTGGGGATTGATTGGCATCATTCCATTAGCCACCGGATTATTTCGATTTTGTCCGCTGTATTGCCCACTAAAAATTTCTACTACCGGAAAGGACAAATAAACTACAACCTCAGTTTTTATACTTCAAATTTTAGTTATGGCTTACCCTCTCCCAAATTAACAGCACTCATTCCAAATGATGCTGAATGCCAGACCATTGTTACATTCTTCTTATAACCGTCTCTAAACAAAGGATCTATAAAACAAGAAAATTGAATTTATTTAGGAGCTATCTTTAGGTTATTACTTGTGTTTTTATCAATTTTGAAAAGTAATAAACTAATATACTATGAATGCGATTAACCGCTGGCCGCTTCTGGCCATTTTTGCGCTACTCTTTTCGGTAGCTTGTAACACCAATAAACCTGCCCCCGACCTTATGGTACAAAAAGAACTAAACATGAACTGGACTTTTAATCAGGTGGGCGAAAATGAATGGCTGCCTGCAACGGTTCCGGGAACAGTTCATACCGATTTACTGGCCAATGAAAAGATTGAAGATCCTTTTTATCGTTTGAATGAATTGGATCAACAATGGATAGACAAAGTAGACTGGGAATACAAAAGCACTTTCACGGTTGATAAAACATTTTTGAAGCGAGATAAAGTTGTTCTCGATTTTGAAGGACTTGACACCTACGCTGAAGTTTCGGTGAACGGCGAAAAAGTAC
Proteins encoded in this region:
- a CDS encoding DNA polymerase III subunit delta, which encodes MFFKDVVGQENIKSRLIRSVQEQRISHAQLFSGPSGTGKLAMALAYAQYVSCKNRSETDSCGTCPSCHKYQKLAHPDLHFVFPIFNAKQFNKPVSDDFLPQWREKVLSNPYFELSDWLGHIDAGNAQGEIYERESESILRKLNLKSFESEFKVMIIWLPEKMNIACSNKLLKMIEEPPSKTLFILVTENEEGVIGTIRSRAQLVKFPFVDNQSIQNALLKIEGINPDIIPDAVHLASGSYLKALSYLSPSDDEQFYFQKFQEMMRFAYARQVKEMIDWADEMAKIGRDKQKAFFAASLRLVREYFVSNMKRSEIVYMNRAEKDWGKKFAPFINERNIVAFADEFELAIKHISMNGNPRIVFMDTGLRMVRLIKR
- a CDS encoding phosphoglycerate kinase yields the protein MQTISSYDFKGKRALIRVDFNVPLNDKFEITDDTRMRAALPTIKKIIEGGGSPIIMSHLGRPKNGPEEKFSLKPLVNHLSELLGGATVKIAPDCIGDEVKAMAENVKPGEVLILENLRFYKEETAGDEEFAAKLAENGDCWVNDAFGTAHRAHASTAVIAKFFPNDKMFGYLIESEVKSLDKVVKEPQRPLTAIMGGAKVSSKITIIENLLDKVDNLILGGGMKFTFVKAHGGKVGSSICEDDFLETALNIEKLAKEKGVNLYMASDVVAADAFSNDANTKVLPIGEIPDGWMGLDAGPDAIEDFKKVIEKSGTILWNGPIGVFEMEAFAEGTRAVGEAVVEATKNGAFSLVGGGDSVAAVNQLGFADGVSYISTAGGALLEYLEGKTLPGVAAVRGE
- a CDS encoding DUF2892 domain-containing protein, which translates into the protein MKANVGSIDRLLRVIVGLIIAIIGVILDSWWGLIGIIPLATGLFRFCPLYCPLKISTTGKDK